Proteins from a single region of Hordeum vulgare subsp. vulgare chromosome 6H, MorexV3_pseudomolecules_assembly, whole genome shotgun sequence:
- the LOC123401036 gene encoding acetolactate synthase 1, chloroplastic, translating to MAAATSAAVAFSGAAAAALPKPALHPLPRHQPASRRALPARVVRCCAASPAATTAAPPPTALRPWGPSEPRKGADILVEALERCGIVDVFAYPGGASMEIHQALTRSPVITNHLFRHEQGEAFAASGYARASGRVGVCVATSGPGATNLVSALADALLDSIPMVAITGQVPRRMIGTDAFQETPIVEVTRSITKHNYLVLDVEDIPRVIQEAFFLASSGRPGPVLVDIPKDIQQQMAVPVWDTPMSLPGYIARLPKPPSTESLEQVLRLVGEARRPILYVGGGCAASGEELRRFVELTGIPVTTTLMGLGNFPSDDPLSLRMLGMHGTVYANYAVDKADLLLAFGVRFDDRVTGKIEAFASRSKIVHIDIDPAEIGKNKQPHVSICADVKLALQGLNGLLSGSKAQQGLDFGPWHKELDQQKREFPLGYKTFGEAIPPQYAIQVLDELTKGEAIIATGVGQHQMWAAQYYTYKRPRQWLSSSGLGAMGFGLPAAAGASVANPGVTVVDIDGDGSFLMNIQELALIRIENLPVKVMILNNQHLGMVVQWEDRFYKANRAHTYLGNPENESEIYPDFVTIAKGFNVPAVRVTKKSEVSAAIKKMLETPGPYLLDIIVPHQEHVLPMIPSGGAFKDMIMEGDGRTSY from the coding sequence atggccgcagccacctccgccgccgtcgcattctcgggcgccgccgccgcggccTTACCCAAGCCCGCCCTCCATCCTCTCCCGCGCCACCAGCCCGCCTCGCGCCGCGCGCTCCCCGCCCGCGTCGTCAGATGCTGCGCCGCGTCCCCCGCCGCCACCACGGCCGCGCCTCCCCCCACCGCTCTCCGGCCGTGGGGGCCCTCCGAGCCCCGCAAGGGCGCCGACATCCTCGTCGAGGCGCTGGAGCGCTGCGGCATCGTCGACGTCTTCGCCTAccccggcggcgcgtccatggagaTCCACCAGGCGCTCACGCGCTCGCCCGTCATCACCAACCACCTCTTCCGCCACGAGCAGGGGGAGGCGTTCGCGGCGTCCGGGTACGCACGCGCGTCCGGCCGCGTCGGCGTCTGCGTCGCCACCTCCGGCCCCGGGGCCACCAACCTCGTCTCCGCGCTCGCCGACGCTCTCCTCGACTCCATCCCCATGGTCGCCATCACGGGCCAGGTCCCACGCCGCATGATCGGCACGGACGCGTTCCAGGAGACGCCCATAGTGGAGGTCACACGCTCCATCACCAAGCACAACTACCTGGTCCTTGACGTGGAGGACATCCCCCGCGTCATCCAGGAAGCCTTCTTCCTCGCATCCTCTGGCCGCCCGGGGCCTGTGCTGGTTGATATCCCCAAGGACATCCAGCAGCAGATGGCCGTGCCTGTTTGGGACACGCCGATGAGTTTGCCAGGGTACATCGCCCGCCTGCCCAAGCCACCATCTACTGAATCGCTTGAGCAGGTCCTGCGTCTGGTTGGTGAGGCACGGCGCCCGATTCTGTATGTTGGTGGCGGCTGCGCTGCATCTGGCGAGGAGTTGCGCCGCTTTGTTGAGCTCACTGGGATTCCAGTTACAACTACTCTGATGGGCCTTGGCAACTTCCCCAGTGACGACCCACTGTCTCTGCGCATGCTTGGGATGCATGGTACCGTGTATGCAAATTATGCAGTAGATAAGGCTGACCTGTTGCTTGCATTTGGTGTGCGGTTTGATGATCGCGTGACTGGGAAAATTGAGGCTTTTGCAAGCAGGTCCAAGATTGTGCACATTGACATTGATCCAGCTGAGATTGGCAAGAACAAGCAGCCACATGTCTCCATTTGTGCAGATGTTAAGCTTGCTTTACAGGGGTTGAATGGTCTATTAAGTGGCAGCAAAGCACAACAGGGTCTAGATTTTGGTCCATGGCACAAGGAGTTGGATCAGCAGAAGAGGGAGTTTCCTCTAGGATACAAGACTTTTGGTGAGGCAATCCCACCGCAGTATGCTATCCAGGTACTGGATGAGCTGACAAAAGGGGAGGCGATTATTGCCACAGGTGTTGGGCAGCATCAGATGTGGGCGGCTCAGTATTACACTTACAAGCGGCCACGTCAGTGGCTGTCTTCGTCTGGTTTGGGGGCAATGGGATTTGGGTTGCCAGCTGCAGCTGGCGCTTCTGTGGCCAACCCAGGTGTCACAGTTGTTGACATTGATGGGGATGGTAGTTTCCTCATGAACATTCAGGAGTTGGCGTTGATCCGTATTGAGAACCTCCCAGTGAAGGTGATGATATTGAACAACCAGCATCTGGGAATGGTGGTGCAGTGGGAGGATAGGTTTTACAAGGCCAACCGGGCGCACACATACCTTGGCAACCCAGAAAATGAGAGTGAGATATATCCAGATTTTGTGACGATTGCTAAAGGATTCAACGTTCCGGCAGTTCGCGTGACAAAGAAGAGTGAAGTCAGTGCAGCAATCAAGAAGATGCTTGAGACCCCAGGGCCGTACCTGCTGGATATCATTGTCCCGCATCAGGAGCACGTGCTGCCTATGATCCCAAGCGGTGGTGCTTTCAAGGACATGATCATGGAGGGTGATGGCAGGACCTCGTATTAA